The following are encoded together in the Ovis aries strain OAR_USU_Benz2616 breed Rambouillet chromosome X, ARS-UI_Ramb_v3.0, whole genome shotgun sequence genome:
- the ERCC6L gene encoding DNA excision repair protein ERCC-6-like, which yields MEVSRGFSEAGPLSPEQAASYLRYVKEAKEATKNGDLEEALKLFNLAKDIFPNEKVMSRIQKIQEALEELAEHGDDEFIDVCNSGLLLYQELHNQLYEYQKEGVAFLYSLYRDGRKGGILADDMGLGKTVQIIAFLSGMFDASLVNHVLLIMPTSLISIWLREFVKWTPGMRVKTFHGPSKDERTRNLCRIQQRNGVIITTYQMLINNWQQLSSLNGQEFLWDYVILDEAHKIKTSSTKSAICARAIPASNRILLTGTPIQNNLQELWSLFDFACQGSLLGTLRTFKMEYENPITRAREKDATPQEKALGFKISENLMAIIKPYFLRRTKEEVQKKKSSNPEAQLSEKSPDVGAICEMPSLSRKNDLIIWIRLVPLQEEIYRKFVSLDHIKELLMETRSPLAELGVLKKLCDHPRLLSARACGLLNLGAAKFSVQDEIEGEDSSDVDHIDQISDDTLMEESGKMVFLMDLLKKLRDEGHQTLVFSQSRRILNIIERLLKNRHFKILRIDGTITHLVEREKRISLFQQNKDYSVFLLTTQVGGVGLTLTAASRVVIFDPSWNPATDAQAVDRVYRIGQKENVVVYRLITCGTVEEKIYRRQVFKDSLIRQTTGDKKNPFRYFSKQELRELFTIEDFQNSATQLQLQSLHAAQRRSDKNLDEHIAFLHSLRIAGISDHDLMYTRDLSVKEELDVIKDSHYIQQRVQKAQFLVECESQNTELLMERQKTGNEGIWLREPVYQTKKKHPEVNKPQPQPSSRLPIYHTQEEEISSLMASVIIDDLPKEGEKDLSRTKMNDTILQDGKHPCVSTFDDDFVTSLPKGCGDVEEIFPDSLSGMALQKEASQEGFMQESEQESPLGSFNYLPSKSASVDLGPNLDQLEDDEILHHCNPSPANPKTKEYQRPESNVSVIKIADDDLAAAHSALQDAQTNEAKLEEEPLASSAQYACDFNLFLEDSADNGQNLSSQFLEHVEKENSLCGSAANSRAESVHSKACLSVDLSEEDDEPEIVYVKIRRKARRIDSDDEGEHTFKDTSSTNPFNTSPFPFLSVKQFDASTPKNDISPPGSFFSPKISESINKSVNSRRSLASRRSLINVVLDHVEDMEERLDNSSEAKVVEDNLEEGAEESGDEAPEHTKEDPSRETLSSENKSSQLSTSKPGALAQETSPGDPEPLSGGQLVDSPQDEAMEAVNDYDTLVLHGKELKECGKIQEALDCLVKALDIKSSDPEVMLMTLSLYKQLNKT from the exons ATGGAGGTGTCCCGAGGTTTTTCGGAAGCTGGGCCCTTAAGCCCGGAGCAGGCTGCCAGTTACCTGAG ATATGTGAAGGAGGCCAAAGAAGCAACTAAGAATGGAGATCTGGAAGAAGCACTTAAACTTTTCAACTTGGCAAAGGACATTTTTCCTAACGAAAAGGTGATGAGCAGAATCCAAAAAATACAGGAAGCCTTGGAGGAGTTGGCAGAACATGGAGATGATGAATTCATAGATGTGTGCAACTCTGGCCTGCTGCTTTATCAAGAACTGCACAACCAACTATATGAGTACCAGAAGGAAGGTGTAGCTTTCCTCTATAGCCTGTATAGGGATGGAAGGAAAGGTGGCATTCTGGCAGACGATATGGGGTTAGGAAAGACTGTTCAAATTATTGCTTTCCTTTCTGGTATGTTTGATGCTTCACTTGTGAACCATGTGCTTCTGATCATGCCAACCAGTCTTATCAGCATATGGCTAAGAGAATTTGTCAAGTGGACTCCAGGAATGAGAGTCAAAACCTTTCATGGTCCTAGCAAGGATGAACGTACCAGAAACCTCTGTCGGATTCAGCAAAGGAATGGTGTCATTATCACCACATACCAAATGTTAATCAATAATTGGCAGCAGCTTTCCAGCTTGAATGGCCAAGAGTTTTTGTGGGACTATGTCATCCTTGATGaagcacataaaataaaaacctcaTCTACCAAGTCAGCAATATGTGCTCGTGCAATCCCTGCCAGTAATCGCATCCTCCTCACAGGAACCCCAATCCAGAATAATTTACAAGAACTATGGTCCCTATTTGATTTTGCTTGTCAAGGGTCCCTGCTAGGAAcattaagaacttttaaaatggaGTATGAAAATCCTATTACTAGAGCAAGAGAGAAGGATGCTACCCCACAGGAAAAAGCTTTGGgatttaaaatatctgaaaacttAATGGCAATCATAAAGCCCTATTTTCTCAGGAGGACTAAAGAAGAGGTACAGAAGAAAAAGTCAAGCAACCCAGAGGCCCAGCTTAGTGAAAAGAGTCCGGATGTTGGTGCCATATGTGAAATGCCTTCCCTTTCCaggaaaaatgatttaattatttGGATACGTCTTGTACCTTTACAAGAAGAAATATACAGGAAATTTGTGTCTCTAGATCATATCAAGGAGTTGTTAATGGAGACACGCTCAcctttggctgagctgggtgtcTTAAAGAAGCTCTGTGATCATCCTAGGCTGCTATCTGCACGAGCTTGTGGTTTGCTGAATCTAGGAGCTGCCAAATTCTCTGTTCAGGATGAAATTGAAGGGGAAGATTCCTCAGATGTAGACCATATTGATCAAATAAGTGATGATACACTGATggaagaatctggaaaaatggtatttCTAATGGACCTGCTTAAGAAACTGCGAGATGAAGGGCATCAAACTCTGGTGTTTTCCCAGTCAAGACGAATTCTAAACATCATTGAACGTCTCTTAAAGAATAGGCACTTTAAGATATTGCGAATCGATGGAACAATTACTCATCTTGTGGAACGAGAAAAAAGAATTAGTTTATTCCAGCAAAATAAAGATTACTCTGTTTTTCTGCTTACCACTCAAGTAGGTGGTGTTGGCTTAACACTAACTGCAGCAAGCAGAGTGGTCATCTTTGACCCTAGCTGGAATCCTGCAACTGATGCTCAAGCTGTGGATAGGGTTTACCGAATTGGACAGAAAGAAAATGTTGTAGTTTATAGGCTCATCACTTGTGGAACTgtagaggaaaaaatatacagaagacaGGTTTTCAAGGACTCATTAATAAGACAAACTACTGGTGATAAGAAGAACCCTTTCCGATATTTTAGTAAACAAGAATTGAGAGAGCTCTTTACAATTGAGGATTTTCAGAACTCTGCAACTCAGCTGCAGCTTCAGTCTTTGCATGCTGCTCAGAGGAGATCTGATAAGAACCTAGATGAACATATTGCCTTCCTGCACTCTTTGAGGATCGCTGGAATCTCAGACCATGACTTGATGTACACACGTGACCTGTCTGTTAAAGAAGAGCTTGATGTGATCAAAGACTCTCACTATATTCAACAAAGGGTTCAGAAAGCTCAATTCCTTGTTGAATGCGAGTCTCAAAATACAGAGCTCTTAATGGAAAGACAAAAAACGGGGAATGAGGGCATCTGGCTGAGAGAACCTGTATATCAAACAAAGAAGAAACATCCCGAAGTAAATAAACCACAGCCTCAGCCTTCATCTCGTCTACCTATTTATCACACCCAGGAAGAAGAAATCAGTTCTCTAATGGCCAGCGTAATCATTGATGATCTGCCCAAAGAGGGTGAGAAAGATCTCTCCAGGACAAAGATGAATGATACCATCCTACAAGATGGTAAGCACCCATGTGTAAGTACATTTGATGATGACTTTGTCACTAGTTTACCCAAGGGGTGTGGAGATGTCGAAGAGATTTTCCCTGACTCTTTATCAGGGATGGCGCTACAAAAAGAGGCATCACAAGAGGGGTTTATGCAGGAGTCAGAGCAAGAGAGCCCTCTGGGAAGTTTTAATTATTTACCTAGCAAGTCAGCCAGTGTTGATCTTGGACCAAATCTAGATCAACTAGAGGATGATGAGATTTTACATCACTGCAATCCCTCGCCTGCTAATCCCAAAACAAAGGAATATCAAAGGCCAGAATCGAATGTATCTGTTATTAAAATAGCTGAtgatgacttagcagcagcccacAGTGCACTGCAGGATGCTCAAACAAATGAGGCCAAATTGGAAGAGGAACCTTTAGCCTCTTCAGCACAGTATGCATGTGATTTCAATCTTTTCTTGGAAGACTCTGCAGACAATGGACAAAATCTTTCCAGTCAGTTTTTGGAGCACGTGGAGAAAGAAAATAGCTTGTGTGGCTCTGCAGCTAATTCCAGAGCAGAGTCAGTGCATAGCAAAGCATGTCTCAGTGTGGATCTTTCTGAGGAAGATGATGAGCCAGAAATAGTTTATgtgaaaatcagaagaaaagcCAGACGAATTGATTCAGATGACGAAGGTGAACATACTTTTAAAGATACTTCAAGCACAAATCCATTCAACACATCTCCCTTCCcatttttatctgtaaaacaatTTGATGCCTCAACTCCCAAAAATGACATCAGTCCACCTGGAAGTTTCTTTTCACCTAAAATATCTGAAAGTATAAATAAGTCTGTAAACTCTAGAAGATCCCTGGCTTCTAGGAGGTCTCTTATTAATGTGGTTTTAGACCACGTGGAGGATATGGAGGAAAGACTTGACAACAGCAGTGAAGCAAAGGTTGTTGAAGATAATCTGGAGGAAGGAGCAGAGGAGAGCGGTGACGAAGCCCCAGAGCATACAAAAGAAGATCCTTCCAGAGAAACACTGTCTTCAGAAAATAAATCCAGTCAATTAAGTACATCTAAGCCTGGTGCCCTGGCTCAGGAGACCTCTCCAGGTGACCCTGAGCCTTTGTCTGGTGGACAGTTGGTTGACTCTCCCCAGGATGAGGCAATGGAGGCTGTGAATGACTATGACACTCTTGTCTTGCATGGAAAAGAACTGAAAGAGTGTGGAAAAATACAGGAGGCCTTAGACTGCTTAGTTAAAGCACTTGACATAAAAAGCTCAGATCCTGAAGTCATGCTCATGACTTTAAGTTTATATAAACAACTTAATAAAACTTGA